One segment of Bombus pascuorum chromosome 6, iyBomPasc1.1, whole genome shotgun sequence DNA contains the following:
- the LOC132908336 gene encoding electron transfer flavoprotein-ubiquinone oxidoreductase, mitochondrial isoform X2 yields MSRVILIASNKQQRFQWMFQRAYSQEKFRRITTHYTIIPRESDPRWKGVNMERYVDETDILIVGGGPAGLSAAIQARKLAGKHGRELKVTLVEKASTIGGHILSGACIDPIALNELFPNWKELRAPLNTPVTEDKFAFLTEKGRLPIPILKGMPMYNHGNYIVRLGHVVAWLGEQAEAAGVELYPGYAAAEVLYHEDGSVKGIATNDVGIDKDGSPKDIFERGMELHAKCTIFAEGCHGHLTKQISKKLNLRKDCEPQTYGIGLKEIWEIDPKKHTPGTVEHTVGWPLKKDTYGGSFLYHLNEDTPLVTIGFVVGLDYSNPYLHPFKEFQRFKQHPSIRPVLEGGKRIAYGARALVEGGFQSIPKLQFPGGCLIGCTAGFLNVPKIKGTHNAMKSGMLAAESAIEAIINAENNPSPTKGLEPKSYTDKIQNSWIYKELKAIRNIRPSFHTRFGIYGGLLYSAFSMLIGGREPWTLSHGGPDYKSLKSASECTPIEYPQPDNEISFDLLSSVALTGTNHEADQPAHLTLLDDTVPVKRNLTTFAGPEGRFCPAGVYEFVPLESGEGERLQINAQNCIHCKTCDIKDPSQNINWVAPEGGGGPAYNGM; encoded by the exons ATGTCTCGAGTAATACTTATTGCATCAAATAAGC AACAGAGATTTCAATGGATGTTTCAAAGAGCTTATTCACAAGAAAAGTTTCGAAGAATTACAACTCACTACACTATTATACCTAGAGAATCAGATCCAAGATGGAAAG GTGTAAATATGGAAAGATATGTAGATGaaacagatattttaattgtggGAGGTGGACCAGCTGGATTATCTGCTGCAATTCAAGCACGTAAATTAGCAGGAAAGCATGGAAGAGAATTGAAAGTTACACTTGTTGAAAAGGCTTCTACTATTGGTGGTCATATTCTCAGCGGAGCTTGTATAGATCCAATAGCATTAAATGAATTGTTTCCAAATTGGAAGGAATTAAGAGCACCTCTAAATACCCCTGTTACAGAAGATAAATTTGCATTTCTCACTGAGAAAGGCAGATTACCAATACCTATCTTAAAAGGAATGCCAATGTACAATCATGGAAACTATATTGTtag aTTAGGTCATGTTGTAGCCTGGCTTGGTGAGCAAGCCGAAGCTGCAGGTGTAGAATTATATCCTGGATATGCAGCTGCAGAAGTACTTTATCATGAAGATGGATCCGTTAAAGGAATAGCTACAAATGATGTTGGTATTGATAAAGATGGTTCACCAAAGGATATTTTTGAACGTGGAATGGAATTGCATgcaaaatgtacaatttttgcAGAGGGTTGTCATGGTCATCTTACAAAACagatttcaaagaaattaaatcttAGGAAAGATTGCGAACCACAGACCTACGGTATAGGATTAAAAGAA ATTTGGGAAATTGATCCAAAAAAACATACGCCTGGCACTGTTGAACACACTGTTGGTTGGCCATTGAAAAAAGATACTTATGGTGGTTCGTTCTTATATCATCTTAATGAAGATACACCTCTGGTTACTATTGGTTTCGTTGTTGGTTTGGATTATTCTAATCCTTATTTACATCCATTTAAGGAATTTCAAAGATTTAAGCAACACCCAAGCATTAGACCAGTACTTGAAGGTGGGAAGAG AATTGCGTATGGTGCAAGAGCCTTAGTAGAAGGAGGTTTTCAATCTATTCCTAAACTTCAATTCCCTGGTGGTTGTCTTATTGGTTGCACAGCAGGATTTCTTAATGTACCTAAAATTAAAGGAACACATAATGCTATGAAGAGTGGAATGCTAGCAGCAGAAAGTGCAATTGAAGCTATAATTAATGCAGAAAATAATCCTTCGCCAACAAAAGGTTTAGAACCGAAATCTTATActgataaaatacaaaacagTTGGATTTATAAAGAACTGAAAGCTATAAGGAATATAAGACCCAGTTTTCATACTCGATTTGGTATTTATGGGGGTCTGCTATATTCTGCATTTTCAATGTTGATTGGAGGAAGAGAGCCATGGACTTTGTCTCATGgag gTCCGGATTATAAAAGCTTGAAATCAGCATCGGAATGTACGCCGATAGAATATCCACAGCCGgataatgaaatatcgtttgatTTACTATCTTCAGTGGCACTTACTGGTACAAATCATGAAGCCGATCAGCCAGCACATCTTACTTTGCTTGATGATACTGTAccagtaaaaagaaatttaacgaCATTTGCCGGGCCAGAAGGTCGATTTTGTCCTGCTg GTGTTTATGAATTTGTACCACTGGAATCTGGAGAAGGAGAGAGGTTGCAAATTAATGCTCAGAACTGCATTCACTGTAAAACCTGCGATATTAAGGACCCGAGTCAGAACATTAACTGGGTTGCACCAGAAGGTGGGGGTGGCCCAGCTTATAATGGGATGTAG
- the LOC132908336 gene encoding electron transfer flavoprotein-ubiquinone oxidoreductase, mitochondrial isoform X1, with protein MSRVILIASNKRKFIEQRFQWMFQRAYSQEKFRRITTHYTIIPRESDPRWKGVNMERYVDETDILIVGGGPAGLSAAIQARKLAGKHGRELKVTLVEKASTIGGHILSGACIDPIALNELFPNWKELRAPLNTPVTEDKFAFLTEKGRLPIPILKGMPMYNHGNYIVRLGHVVAWLGEQAEAAGVELYPGYAAAEVLYHEDGSVKGIATNDVGIDKDGSPKDIFERGMELHAKCTIFAEGCHGHLTKQISKKLNLRKDCEPQTYGIGLKEIWEIDPKKHTPGTVEHTVGWPLKKDTYGGSFLYHLNEDTPLVTIGFVVGLDYSNPYLHPFKEFQRFKQHPSIRPVLEGGKRIAYGARALVEGGFQSIPKLQFPGGCLIGCTAGFLNVPKIKGTHNAMKSGMLAAESAIEAIINAENNPSPTKGLEPKSYTDKIQNSWIYKELKAIRNIRPSFHTRFGIYGGLLYSAFSMLIGGREPWTLSHGGPDYKSLKSASECTPIEYPQPDNEISFDLLSSVALTGTNHEADQPAHLTLLDDTVPVKRNLTTFAGPEGRFCPAGVYEFVPLESGEGERLQINAQNCIHCKTCDIKDPSQNINWVAPEGGGGPAYNGM; from the exons ATGTCTCGAGTAATACTTATTGCATCAAATAAGCGTAAGTTTATTG AACAGAGATTTCAATGGATGTTTCAAAGAGCTTATTCACAAGAAAAGTTTCGAAGAATTACAACTCACTACACTATTATACCTAGAGAATCAGATCCAAGATGGAAAG GTGTAAATATGGAAAGATATGTAGATGaaacagatattttaattgtggGAGGTGGACCAGCTGGATTATCTGCTGCAATTCAAGCACGTAAATTAGCAGGAAAGCATGGAAGAGAATTGAAAGTTACACTTGTTGAAAAGGCTTCTACTATTGGTGGTCATATTCTCAGCGGAGCTTGTATAGATCCAATAGCATTAAATGAATTGTTTCCAAATTGGAAGGAATTAAGAGCACCTCTAAATACCCCTGTTACAGAAGATAAATTTGCATTTCTCACTGAGAAAGGCAGATTACCAATACCTATCTTAAAAGGAATGCCAATGTACAATCATGGAAACTATATTGTtag aTTAGGTCATGTTGTAGCCTGGCTTGGTGAGCAAGCCGAAGCTGCAGGTGTAGAATTATATCCTGGATATGCAGCTGCAGAAGTACTTTATCATGAAGATGGATCCGTTAAAGGAATAGCTACAAATGATGTTGGTATTGATAAAGATGGTTCACCAAAGGATATTTTTGAACGTGGAATGGAATTGCATgcaaaatgtacaatttttgcAGAGGGTTGTCATGGTCATCTTACAAAACagatttcaaagaaattaaatcttAGGAAAGATTGCGAACCACAGACCTACGGTATAGGATTAAAAGAA ATTTGGGAAATTGATCCAAAAAAACATACGCCTGGCACTGTTGAACACACTGTTGGTTGGCCATTGAAAAAAGATACTTATGGTGGTTCGTTCTTATATCATCTTAATGAAGATACACCTCTGGTTACTATTGGTTTCGTTGTTGGTTTGGATTATTCTAATCCTTATTTACATCCATTTAAGGAATTTCAAAGATTTAAGCAACACCCAAGCATTAGACCAGTACTTGAAGGTGGGAAGAG AATTGCGTATGGTGCAAGAGCCTTAGTAGAAGGAGGTTTTCAATCTATTCCTAAACTTCAATTCCCTGGTGGTTGTCTTATTGGTTGCACAGCAGGATTTCTTAATGTACCTAAAATTAAAGGAACACATAATGCTATGAAGAGTGGAATGCTAGCAGCAGAAAGTGCAATTGAAGCTATAATTAATGCAGAAAATAATCCTTCGCCAACAAAAGGTTTAGAACCGAAATCTTATActgataaaatacaaaacagTTGGATTTATAAAGAACTGAAAGCTATAAGGAATATAAGACCCAGTTTTCATACTCGATTTGGTATTTATGGGGGTCTGCTATATTCTGCATTTTCAATGTTGATTGGAGGAAGAGAGCCATGGACTTTGTCTCATGgag gTCCGGATTATAAAAGCTTGAAATCAGCATCGGAATGTACGCCGATAGAATATCCACAGCCGgataatgaaatatcgtttgatTTACTATCTTCAGTGGCACTTACTGGTACAAATCATGAAGCCGATCAGCCAGCACATCTTACTTTGCTTGATGATACTGTAccagtaaaaagaaatttaacgaCATTTGCCGGGCCAGAAGGTCGATTTTGTCCTGCTg GTGTTTATGAATTTGTACCACTGGAATCTGGAGAAGGAGAGAGGTTGCAAATTAATGCTCAGAACTGCATTCACTGTAAAACCTGCGATATTAAGGACCCGAGTCAGAACATTAACTGGGTTGCACCAGAAGGTGGGGGTGGCCCAGCTTATAATGGGATGTAG